The Chitinophaga pinensis DSM 2588 region AAACCTCACCAGATCTACTGCGCAGGTGACCTCGCTGACCCACATGGTACGCACAAAGTATGTCTGGAAATCATCTTCGCTGCACTCGACAGACTTAAGCATGAAGATTTCATGAAAGACTGCTGGGTGTGGATGTATAAAGGTGCATGGCAGGAATGGAACATCCATGAAATCGAAATGGCTGTACCAATGAGCCCTGACCAGGTATTACAGAAACGTCTCGGTATCTTCATTCACCAGAGCCAGAAAGACGTCGTTCCTTTCCAGGGTAGCGACCTTCGTGAATTCTGGGAAAGAGCGGAAGACCGTAACGCTAATACCGCTAACCTGTACGACCAGTTAGGTTTACAGAAATACGCTGCCATGGAAGCATTCGCAAGATATCACTTCATGTAAGCACCAGCTTTAAATAACATTTGCCCCCGTTCTTCAGCTGTAAGAACGGGGGCTTTTTATTGCACATTTTTTGCTAGTTTTAATGTATGACACTTGCTACTGCTATATCCATTGCTACCGAAGCCCATGCCGGCCAGCTCGACAAATACGGCGCTCCCTACATCGCACACGTCATGCGTGTAATGCAACTCGGTAAAACAGATGATGAAAGGATCGTCGGCGTACTGCACGACGTAGTGGAAGATACTTCCTGGACCTTCGGACAACTGATCGAAAAAGGACTCGCCCCACATCTCGTTGAGGCATTACGGTGTGTCACCAAACTCTCCGATGATGAAGACTATGATCACTTCATCAACCGCATCATCCCCAATCGCCTGGCCTGCCTGGTCAAGCTCAATGATCTTACTGATAACATGGACATCAGAAGAGTAACCGAACTAACTGAAAAAGATGTACCGCGCTTTAATAAGTACCTCAAAGCTTACAATAAAATTGCAGCGGTCATTTCCCGTAATTAAATATTCGCTACATTTAGGAAATCTAAAATTTCGACCAATATCTGTCGCGCTGGTAATGTAATGTTGTTGCTAAACCTGCTACGTTTGTAATCTGCCACTCTCAAATAAAAAATAATATCCGTTATGAGTCTGGTTCCTGCCAGCAAGGCTGCCACCTACTTAGCCTTATTACGCGCCATTGAATCTAACCGTCCTGCCAGCAAACGCTTGTTTGACGATCCTTATGCCAGGTTGTTCCTGTCTCCCGCTTTCAGATTGGTTGAAATACTCTCCCGTATCTCATTCCTCAACAACTTTATTTCCTGGTTTATTGACAGAAACTGGACCGGCGCCCTCACCTGCTGCTCTGCCCGTACCCGCCTCGTCGATGTAATGGCCACCAATACCATCCAGGATGAAGGTATCAACCAGGTCATCGTTTTCGGTGCCGGATACGATTGCCGCTCCCTGCGCCTGCGGATGAAAAAAAGGGTACAATTCGTCGAAATAGACCACCCCGATTTACAGACACAGAAACGGGACATCCTTTTTGAAACAAAAGCAGGCAGAGAAGCTACCGTCAATTACATCTCCGCCGATCTGCATACCCAGGACCTCGACCAGGTTATCCCGCAACTCTTCCAGAAAGGACATTACAAAACCATGTTCATCTGGGAAGGCGTTACCAACAGTCTCACCGCCCCTATCGCCCCTAAAGTATTCGACTACTTCAAACGCTTTCGTCCCGGCACCATCATCATTTTCACTTATGTTGACAAGGAAGTGCTGGAACATCCGGAGAAATTTACCGGGGCTGCCAGCGTTACCAGACTGCTGCAACGCAATAAGGAGTTCTGGAATTTCGGGATCGATCCTGCCAGTATAAAGACATTCCTGGCCTCCTATAACATGGAACTCATGTATAATCTCGACGCCTCCGCCTACCGGAAAATGTATTACGGTGATGATGCAGAAAACATGAAAGGATATGAGTTCTACAGGGTCGCCATGGCCCGGGTGACCGAACATTCCTGGTAAATATACCTGACGCTTTTCCGGTGTGTATAAATGACTATCGCTCAGACAGAAAGGAGAACTATTGTTTAAAAAATGATTGCTGCTTCGTATAATACCGTTATTACACCAGCATTATGCCGTTACCGCTTCGTTCCTGAACGGACAGATAACGGCGTAATTACGGCGTAGTAAGGGTTTAATGGTAGAAA contains the following coding sequences:
- a CDS encoding HD domain-containing protein gives rise to the protein MTLATAISIATEAHAGQLDKYGAPYIAHVMRVMQLGKTDDERIVGVLHDVVEDTSWTFGQLIEKGLAPHLVEALRCVTKLSDDEDYDHFINRIIPNRLACLVKLNDLTDNMDIRRVTELTEKDVPRFNKYLKAYNKIAAVISRN
- a CDS encoding class I SAM-dependent methyltransferase, which codes for MSLVPASKAATYLALLRAIESNRPASKRLFDDPYARLFLSPAFRLVEILSRISFLNNFISWFIDRNWTGALTCCSARTRLVDVMATNTIQDEGINQVIVFGAGYDCRSLRLRMKKRVQFVEIDHPDLQTQKRDILFETKAGREATVNYISADLHTQDLDQVIPQLFQKGHYKTMFIWEGVTNSLTAPIAPKVFDYFKRFRPGTIIIFTYVDKEVLEHPEKFTGAASVTRLLQRNKEFWNFGIDPASIKTFLASYNMELMYNLDASAYRKMYYGDDAENMKGYEFYRVAMARVTEHSW